In Nymphaea colorata isolate Beijing-Zhang1983 chromosome 5, ASM883128v2, whole genome shotgun sequence, one genomic interval encodes:
- the LOC116254674 gene encoding ATP-citrate synthase beta chain protein 1: MATGQLFSKNTQALFYNYKQLPIQRMLDFDFLCGRETPSVAGIINPGAEGFQKLFFGQEEIAIPVHGGIEAACSAHPTADVFINFASFRSAAASSFAALKQPTIRVVAIIAEGVPEADTKQLIAYARANNKVVIGPATVGGIQAGAFRIGDTAGTIDNIIHCKLYRPGSVGFVSKSGGMSNEMYNTIARVTDGIYEGIAIGGDVFPGSTLSDHVLRFNNIPQVKMMVVLGELGGRDEYSLVEALKQGKINKPVVAWVSGTCATLFKSEVQFGHAGAKSGGELESAQAKNQALKEAGAVVPTSYEAFEGAIKETFQKLVDEGKITPVTEFKPPPIPEDLSTAIKSGKVRAPTHIISTISDDRGEEPCYAGVPMSTIVERGYGIGDVISLLWFKRSLPRYCTQFIEICVMLCADHGPCVSGAHNAIVTARAGKDLVSSLVSGLLTIGPRFGGAIDDAARYFKDAYDKGLTPYEFVEGMKKKGIRVPGIGHRIKRGDNRDKRVELLQKYAHTHFPSVKYMDYAVQVEKYTLSKANNLVLNVDGAIGSLFLDLLSGSGMFNKQEIDEIVEIGYLNGLFVLARSVGLIGHTFDQKRLKQPLYRHPWEDVLYTK; the protein is encoded by the exons ATGGCAACTGGGCAACTGTTCTCCAAAAATACACAAGCTCTCTTTTACAACTATAAACAGCTTCCTATTCAGCGGATGCTTGATTTCGACTTCCTTTGCG GAAGAGAAACTCCATCTGTTGCTGGCATCATAAATCCTGGTGCTGAGGGATTTCAGAAACTATTCTTTGGTCAAGAGGAAATTGCGATTCCCGTCCATGGAGG CATTGAAGCAGCATGTAGCGCACACCCAACTGCTGATGTTTTCATCAACTTTGCATCCTTTAGAAG TGCTGCTGCTTCCTCTTTTGCTGCTCTCAAACAGCCTACGATCAGGGTTGTGGCTATAATTGCTGAAGGTGTTCCTGAAGCTGATACTAAGCAGTTGATTGCTTATGCCAGGGCTAACAATAAG GTGGTCATTGGTCCTGCTACTGTTGGTGGTATTCAGGCAGGTGCTTTTAGGATAGGAGATACTGCCGGTACAATCGACAACATTATTCATTGCAAGCTTTATCGGCCTGGATCTGTTGGATTTGTTTCCAAATCT GGTGGGATGTCAAATGAAATGTACAATACGATTGCACGTGTCACAGATGGAATTTATGAAG gCATAGCAATTGGTGGAGATGTATTCCCAGGCTCAACACTGTCTGATCATGTCCTGCGGTTTAATAACATTCCTCAG GTCAAAATGATGGTGGTTCTTGGTGAACTTGGTGGACGAGATGAATACTCCCTTGTTGAAGCTTTAAAGCAAGGAAAAATCAATAAGCCAGTTGTGGCCTGGGTCAGCGGAACCTGTGCAACTCTTTTCAAGTCGGAGGTGCAATTTGGTCATGCA GGTGCTAAAAGTGGGGGAGAATTGGAATCTGCTCAAGCAAAGAATCAAGCATTGAAGGAAGCAGGTGCAGTGGTACCAACTTCCTATGAGGCATTTGAGGGTGCTATTAAAGAGACATTCCAAAAGCTT GTTGACGAAGGAAAGATTACTCCAGTAACTGAGTTTAAGCCACCTCCTATTCCAGAGGATCTAAGTACAGCAATAAAGAGTGGAAAAGTTCGTGCACCAACTCATATTATCTCCACAATCTCTGATGACAGAG GTGAGGAGCCATGTTATGCTGGTGTGCCAATGTCAACTATTGTGGAACGAGGCTATGGTATTGGTGATGTCATCTCACTTCTTTGGTTCAAACGTAGTCTTCCCAGATACTGCACACAGTTTATTGAG ATTTGCGTCATGCTATGTGCTGATCATGGTCCTTGTGTCTCTGGAGCTCACAATGCAATAGTTACTGCACGGGCTGGAAAAGACCTAGTCTCAAGTCTTGTTTCTG GCTTGCTTACCATTGGTCCACGGTTTGGTGGTGCTATTGATGATGCTGCTCGGTACTTTAAAGATGCATATGATAAG GGCCTTACTCCTTATGAGTTTGTTGaaggaatgaaaaagaaaggtatTCGAGTTCCTGGCATTGGTCACAG AATTAAGCGGGGAGACAACAGAGACAAAAGGGTGGAGCTGCTTCAGAAATATGCTCACACGCATTTTCCATCTGTGAAGTACATGGACTATGCGGTGCAAGTAGAGAAATATACCCTGTCAAAGGCTAACAATCTGGTTCTCAACGTTGATGGAGCTATTGGATCACTTTTCCTGGATCTTCTTTCTGGTAGTGGAATGTTCAACAAGCAAGAAATTGATGAGATCGTGGAAATTGGTTATCTAAATGGACTGTTTGTTCTGGCACGTTCAGTTGGCCTGATTGG GCATACATTTGATCAGAAGAGGTTGAAACAGCCGCTGTATCGCCATCCATGGGAAGACGTTCTATACACGAAGTAA
- the LOC116255108 gene encoding 40S ribosomal protein S21-2: MQNEEGQYMDLYIPRKCSATNRLITSKDHASVQINIGHLDENGIYTGQFTTFALCGFIRAQGDADSALDRLWQKKKAEIRQ; this comes from the exons ATGCAGAACGAGGAGGGTCAGTACATGGATCTTTACATCCCAAGGAAATG CTCTGCAACAAACCGCCTCATTACTTCAAAGGATCATGCTTCGGTTCAGATAAATATTGGACATCTTGATGAAAATGGGATTTACACTGGACAATTCACCACTTTTGCACTCTGTGGTTTCATTCGTGCACAG GGTGATGCTGACAGTGCTCTGGACAGATTGTGGCAAAAGAAGAAGGCAGAAATTCGACAATAG